Part of the Lates calcarifer isolate ASB-BC8 linkage group LG6, TLL_Latcal_v3, whole genome shotgun sequence genome, cATCATCACTATTTATTTGGCTTATGAGAAACTTGGGAGTGTGGCTGGAAACTTTTGAgtaatttttatatatattttaaaaaacaaatatttattgGAGAAGTAAGTTTTAGACTTTGTATaatctttgtcttttcaaaatgtcaaataaactTGGCCAAACAAAACCACTACGGCATCAATTTGAGCAAAAAACAGTGACGAGTTGTGAAATAATGTgcatcatcatttatttcagttcaaAATCCTAGCTTCCAAAACAGGTATGTGGTTAAAGGAAATCATTTCCTGTACAGTTAAGGTCAGCAAGGTCAAGTTAGGTACAGTGCCATTTGAAAGAGACCATCTTGAGGTGAGATGTCAGTGGCTCTGAAGAACAGACTTTTAATGGTGTGCTCCTACGATGGTGTTTTCTGGTGATCATGCTACATTCTCTCATGGTCCTTTCACTTCGCCTAAAAGAGGGTTATTTGTCCATGAGGCGCTTAGGAGGTTTTGGACTTGAGgccatgcacacacaagaaGTAAATTCAGTCTATCGAAGTCAGCAGGGAGAATGTGactaaaaggaaaaactgaacatactgtattttggtAAACCACTGCTTATCTTCCTACTGTAGTCAAAAGGAAGCTAACATTTAGGATTAGTTTACGTTAAGCTACATCCTTAATGGATATTCCCAGTTCTGAACTTCGTCTACAAGCACAAACTGTGCGTGTGTTAGCTCTGGGACACCGGCATACATTATGTGGACTCAAGTTCATCATTGTCACAGTCTTCATGATGAAAACTCAGGGCTAGCAATTTTATCAGATCCCACCCAGACTCTCCCAAATGTATTGCCCTCCCACCTGCCTCAAATAATTAGAAGTCTTTAATGAAGCCAACATACAGAgtattacaaaacaaaatgagagaacagtaaaggaaaatgatcaatgaAGGGACTGTATGCACCTTGCTGGTAAACCTGTTGATGGAAACGTATTCTCGCAGCATTATAATGCATTAACTAACTCTtgttaaatatatgtatatatcttgatatatatatacacaaactCATGAGAAAAAACTTAAAAGTCTTAActttattatgttttgtttttagaacCATGATAATGGTTTGAGACAAAAAGggtaaatgcaaaaaaaaaaaaaaaaaaaaaatcaaatcaggtctcctttttttccattaaaaatgttttttgttgtcattggtAGTAGTGACACTGAATTCAGGCGATTTGGACACATCCCTTAATGATGGTTAGCAGGCCAGACGTTTGGTGACATGTGGTCCTTAGACAAGCCGTCCgccctgtttctctctcatccAGGCATGGATCCTCTCCTTCAGCTCAGGGACTGTAGAATTAACAACAGATTGTGAGTTGCAGTTAAGAAATGTATGTTCACAATCTAGCAATTTCTTTGCCATTTCTATTAAGAAATTGACTTTGGCACTTGTCCTACCTCAAACAGAGCACTTTTACATATAATTACTGGTGAAAAGGCATCGTGGTGGGGTTACCTGACTCCAGCATACTCTCTGTGAGTGGCTGCCTGTTGAAGGGATCAGTGGGGGAGTTGAGCAGGTGGCGTAGGATGATAGATCGGTCCATGATGTTCCCAGAAGGCAGCATCACAGGGTCAGTCATCAGCGTGTCCATCAGGGGGTCTGTTACGACACAGTCACATGCATTTTTACAGAGGAtcaagacacaaacacaccaaaaacaacaaccaacaatcTTTAACTTGTGCTTCTATGTTGCACAGAAACTGAGTTTTATGAGCAGCATAACTGGCACCTTTTATTTGATCACACTGAACACTATTCTCATTGTaacccattttcttttttctctctttaaagtGGCGAGACAGACATCATAGCCAGCTCAACAGGCTGCTCCCTGTATTTGGAGAAGCGTCAGTATTCAAATGTTGTGCATTTGATCTGAACAGAGACACTCTACTTGCTAATCTACCCTCTGGCTTTCACTACTGagagtttttctgtttaatggaaataaagtaaaggaaaaatgaaaaacaaattcaataACTAACATGTAAAGGCATGTCAACACATGACTGTGTGAGCCAGTGACATGCACAACCCCTAAAAACCAGCATATTATATGGTGGTTATTCGGTGCACCTATCAAAACACCAGTTAAGAAAACATCCAATAAATATTCAACAAGAGCATTTAATATAGTATGTTCTATATTGAAATGTCACAAGGTTGTTACAGTAGAGCTTGTgcattacaaaaataaaacctggcGTGGGAGATTTTAACCACATAGAAAATTGATACTCAAGCCTCCTGTGCGGCACACTCCCATCAACTGTGGTGGGCTGGCTGACATATCTAGGAATCAAAGGAGGTATGTGGGCCACGTTCTCTTACTAGATTATATTAAGTCTGCGGTTATATGATAGCCCTGCTCTAAGCTGTCTATATGACCTATATGAGCTACAAAATCCCCTGCAAATGTCTGGAATTTGACAGCAACAGAGGCTCTTGAAgatcctgtctgtctgcactgacTGACCTGAGGTCACACTGGATTTCTAAGTAAGTGACTTTATATACAGCGCTTGGGGCCAAAGAATCAGTGACTTGCAAGATATGGTTAATGTAACCACAAAAACTTATTTAAAGATGTTGGTATGATGTTGTTAGAACCAGAGCAATATAACAGAGAGGCCCTTTCAACTAATACACTGTGAGAAATAATTGTGATTCCTAACAGgacattactgtttttttttttaatcttataaCAATTCAGAGATGAtcaaactatttttttaaatagtgtTGGGACACTAATATAAGAGACTGCACAGAAAAATGAGATATGTATACTAAAAAGGCTTATGAACATGGGATTGATAGTAAAGCACATTGAAAAGAGAAATAAGAGCACAGAATTCGAGGGAAAGAAGATCCAGTGCATCTTCAGCCAATTACCAAGTGGTGGGTTTAATGCCTAAAAAGAgtgcatacagacacacacaaacacacacctttgaACTCATCAGGTGCATCACTGTAGTCCATTTCAGACTGGGAGTTCTTGGCGACAATTTCTTCCACCTTTTCCGACAGCAGCTTGAATTTTTCGATGGCGATGGAGGACTTAATTCCGGCTTTCCTCATCTTTGAGATCACCTCCTCAAAGAGCTCACGGCTATACGACCGCTGCACAGGAACAAATAAAGATGGAAAATTTTATTAGGGAGCTACAAGAGCAGGATGTTCAGTACCATTTAGTTATGTCTGCACACCTTTTCTTGGGTTGTCATAGTGGGTGCAACAACCAAGAGCTGGGTTCCCTCCTGTATAACTTCTACGATATACACTCGCTATGTTACAATATAAACAACAATACATTTAACTAGTATGCCACTGAAACTGTATCATTAAAACTATTCTCCATAAACCAATCACACATTGTCAACTGTAGTAAACCTACAGTCAATATTTAATTGTTAGTTTGCCGTTTCAAGTTTAAACTAAAATGTCCAATCAAGTGGACGTATGTGGTGCTTAAGCAATGTAAACACAGGAtgtaaaatatttccattttaaagtGGCACTAACAAGTCATTTAAGCAAGGtaagtgtttttaaacaaaaccacTTCATTTAGCTCCTTGAGGCACATGAATGAGGACTGTATAAATGAAACTGAGACTTTACTTGGCTCcatcaaacagaaacaataacACATAAACCCTTCATGTTACAGTGAATGCATTAATATTATTCAGCTGCTAAGTGCTTCCTGCTTACATTATCTGGGGAGGAGTGGGTAATCATGATTAGAGGGGTGATCTGTAGACTAGTTGCTGTGATTTGGGGTGAAACAATATCATGTTCACTGAGGACAAGAGAGCTTTCATACTGATGCTTTAAAGGCAATTTGACCATGACTGTCGTGACCTCTATTGCCTGTAGCCTTTTCACATGACCAGTATTCATCATAATCTACTCCAACTTGGGCCAGCAGgtactgtaaaatactgtatttgCAATCAACTATTAACTTTATCTGAATCAAGTCCCAACCTGGTCGTCTGCAATTGCTTTAGCGAAGCGGGCGCAGTCTAGCTGCAGGTAGATGTCCGTCAACTGGTCTAAGAGTTTCTTGGGCTCAAACCCATACTTTTCAGGGTTCTCCACCTTCAGGTCACGACACTTAGgtccacagagctgctgaaggTTAAAGTTCAGCATGGCAGCTAAACGAGGCCCCAGCTCCtgtgtgaagaagaagaagaagaagaaggcgCCGTTTAGAATTAGCTTGTCTGGGTCAAGAATGTCTGAACTAGGCAGATCATTTTGCTTTTACATAAACTGTTGGTGTGTAACTGACAATACATTTCTCATATGCAAAAGTGACCATTTTACAAAATGTCTAGTAGAGGCAGCGACACTTACAGGCCTGAGGAAAGGCTTCTGGACCTGCTTCGTGAGGATGTGGAACATTTCAACTGTCTCTGTGGCCAGAGCCAGATAAGAGCGAGACACCCGCTCATCCTGAGTCAGCTGGGACTGGcggctctgctgctgctcctgaaaGTTGGCAGGAAAACACTTTGATAAACACTATTTCTTCAACAGCTGTCCACTAGATTCACATCTCAGCACAAATATCAGTGTGGTGAGTTAAACTGACAATATGCTCCAGCTCACACTGTCCCTTGTAACCTTTGTCACGGTTTTGTCTTTACTGGTttaatttttcttcctttcagaGATtgatgctgcattcaggtcaTATCAGAGTTATCATAAATATGAGTTTCTGACTTGTAAATAGTGTTCATTTCAATATGCAGGTCATAATTACAACTGAGCTAATTTTTCTTCTAACTTAATAATACTGATGTACCAGAAGACCTAACAAATGCTTCTCATCAGCTGTAGTCTGTCAATCAAATGCATAAGGTGACATACTATCAATGCACAGTATTTTAATCCTCACATGACCAACTCTGTAATCATACAACTGTTGTGATGACACATCGACTCGCAAGTAAATATTTCTACCCTCTATTTCATAACACATGGTTTTAGCATTGTGATTTACAACTGCTTTTTATTACTAcacttctgtgttttattgctgaTAAAAATCTGAGCTTAATCATAATCGTTGTGTCTGAATGATTGCTAACACCCATTACATAAATATTAGACCCTCTAAGGATGAGTACTGACCCTGGGCAACTGCTCCCACTGCTCCTTATTCTTCATCTCTTCTTGAACCTCGTGGATACGCTTCAGGGACTCAAGGCTCTCGTCTAACAAGAAGGTGGTGTCGTTTATCAGCATGTTGATGTAGCGCACAAACTGCTTGCCAGAGCTAGAAGCGAGTAAGAACAAAAGAGGATGAAAGAGTCGGGTCATGTTGGAATTAATCTGAGTGAGACAGCTCAAAACTAAATTGTGtaatttttcctttcctctaaAACAGTTtatgaaaaacacactcacttgAACTCCTCCATGAAGGTGCCATGGTGCGCAATGTTCTGCCAGAGACTCTTGAAGATCGTGCTGATATGGTACCGTATAGTGAACTTATCATAGAACTCGCTGGTGGCGCCGGTATGCTCAACATCTGACCAGAGGAGACATTTTTATAgcgaaaacaaaaaaatgtgtatgGCTATATGAGGACAAGATCAATCTACGCGACAACTGCTTAGGACTACACGTATATGTAGTACTCACCAGTGTAGAACTTCATGAGGGCGGGGACCAGCTGTTTGACGGACAACGGGTGGTTCTCCATCATTTCAGAAAATCGCTGAGTACGAGGCTGTACAGCAGGGTTGGTGACGAACAGCACCTCCACCAACTTGGCGATAAGGTAGGGGTTCCTGATGTAGTTCTGGCTGCAGATGAACACCACCAAGAAGGTGACAATGTCCTGGACACACGGCTCATATAAAACCTGGGGTGAATACCTAGAACAAAGGAGATGGATGAGGTGGGGGAAGGAATTAAACaagcaggagagaaaaacagcccATTAATGACTCCAGGCTTTGGCTTCTGTGTGAATATAAGACACTTTTGTAAGAGATGTGTTATGTATTGTTTATTGTTAAATGTTTAACTTAATGCTGTACATTTTATATCAATCGTTTTATTGAATTATGAACTTACTGCACAACAAAAAGCAGAAACTCGGCCACATCTTCAATGTAGAATTCGGGGAGAGCAGCAAAGCTTTTAGGAATCTCAGGGTTCAGTGGCAGGGTAATGCTGAGTAAGGGATGAAGAAATAAACATGACAGTTACATACGGATTTAAGGTTTAccttgaactgaaacacagcatgGCAAATAGGGGAAACTCACTTGGGGTAGGCAGGGTCCACCATGCGGAGAATGAGCTGAATGACTGTGCTGTAGAACTGCAGACATCTGCGGAGCAGGTTCTCATCCAGAAGGCCCACGTCAGCACAAGCTTTGGCTCGCACCAGTTTCTGACAGGACAAAGTCACACATGATGAGGATCAAATCTCCGTAAATATGCTCTGTTGTAGTATCCTGCATGTTTCAGCATTTAAGGATAGCTCCAAGTACAACTCCCAGTTACAGTGAACTGAGAGATGAGTATTTACAGGGCTCCACCTTCCTCCACCTCAATCAGTGCACAAGGTTTAATCAGTAAATGAGGGGAAGACAGTGGGATCCATCTACAAGGATGTTAAACTGACCTTGCAGCTGGGTTTTGCATCGCTTGAGCATCTCTCTGTGTCGACTGGCCAGGGGAGAATCTTTCCATTggctttcactgtttttcagctCCTCTACAGTCCTAAGAGGGTAAACAGCAATATTAATCCACATATACTAAGCATGCTTTGAATACTGGTGTgcatctgtgtctgtatgtaccTATTGAGTTCACGGATGGCTCGCAACCTGCGGATGTAGCGCCTGCAGCCAGGCAGGATAGACAAATGGTGGGTGTGCAGTGTCAAGAAGAAACACTCGGTGGGGAATTTGGGTTCTGAGAACTTGGTGGGGTCTTcatctgaacagaaacacataaCACCATCAGTCAGAACCAATATCTGTACAAGCATACCTTATGGTATCCTGTCACACTAGGTCATATTtaaaaggtgtgttttttttaagttatttcaATTATAATGTAGAACAAATTGTATACACTGCAAcatgtgaagctgctgttaTTTTGTAGATGACTCCAAATAAACCAGAGTCAGAAGGAATGCACAGACAGTAACACAAGGATGACTCATTTGAGATTAATTGGTTTACttatgaaagaaaagaaaaaaaaatcatgaatcTGGCATGTTGATGAATCACCACtgataaatgtgtaaaatggcTCCTTGACATGCAGTTAACAGATTTCTCAAAATGGCTGCAGTTTATGAACCATGTAGTCCACTTGCATTACTGAAATACCAAAGCATAATACCAGAAATTACTCAGTAATTACTTCTAACttgaacaaaacatttttcaaaagcaaaTCATGTCACCTGGAGTCCTCACAATCATGGTTccatgtgttttcatttatgtcAACTTACGCAGTTCACTTAGCCAGGTTTTGAGCTCCTCCATAGTAGCCTTTAGACGTGTTTCTTCTAGGCTGACAGCAAGGCGACAGCGTGGGTGGAAAATGTAATAAGGGTCCACTGTCTCCAGCTTGATCTTCATGCTCAGCTGTTGCAGCACCCATAAGAAGTTGAGCATGAAGCCGTCTGTAGACACCAGTTTGTCGTCAGtctaggaggaaaaaaaaaaaaagtgaaatgagaaCAAGTCAGCAAAAAAGTGAAATCTGCCTCATACATTTTTCGCTGACATAGGCCCAGATGGTACAATGGGTTTACAaaatttgtgtaaaaatgtaattagaAATATAAACCTTCAGGTGGCTGAATTTTATTTGAAACACtaaaaatgcatgcatgcactgCTAAACACTTGTTTTTGACCCTCTaattttcaatatttcattattatacAAATCCTTTAAATAAACTCACCTGCATCTGAGCTTTCTTCACATTGTAGTTGACTAAAGCTGCCATGTAATTAAGAGCTAAGTCTCGTGTCTCTCCGTTTAGTAGGATGTTATGGAGAACTTTGAACAGGTCACCCTGAAAAACATGACACGCAGCTTTAACACATTATTCTATATTCAAACAAAGATTATAATAGCTGTGAATAGAAACCATAAAGTGGAGACACACCCTTGCTGACTCCAGGTAGTGCTGCAGTGATTGGCTAACAACTCGCGTGTTCTCCATGGTGATGGCTGGGCCCGAGAAATACTTGTCTCCTACTTTGGTCTGAAAGATGAAAAAGGCGTAcattgaaacattaaaaaatccTCCCCAAACAACTGTCACTGatgcaatttatttttgtttctgcacTATAATTGCAGTAGATCTACTCTCCATTCTCagacatttctctgtttttggtaGGAACTTGAAGAATGAGTATAGATTCAATACCACCAGGGTTGATTGCAGTTACTCATTTAGGTGAATAGACAACTCACATCATcctcagcaaacacagagagactgaagaAGGCTCCCAGGTAGGACAGTCTCTGGATCTCTCGGCCACAACCAGGGCTCAGAGGTTTGGGACACCATAGAGGCAGTGACGTTACCTGCACAGAGAGGCCATGACAGAGAAACATATTACATAAACATACAACTGatccacagtttttttttgtgtggtcaagtaacatttattacattttattgtctATTGTTGCTAGTAACCATCCCATCACCAAAAGTT contains:
- the ube4b gene encoding ubiquitin conjugation factor E4 B isoform X1, with product MEELSADEIRRRRLARLAGGQTSQPSTPLSTPLTSPQRETPPGPLHGPSGAAPQPLPPAASQSLGLSVHSGTPATSPMGTSGVAYGSQSSEGVSSLSSSPSNSLETQSQSLSRSQSMDIDTASCEKSMSQVDVDSGIENMEVEDSDRREKRNLTEKETSASSDVSEEQALQLICKILRVSWKEQDRDVIFLPSLAAEFHQNPKDAYSDFKDLIGQILMEVLMMSTQSRIHNPFASLTATSQPIAAAKSPDHRLTLVQPSSLGGSPMGPSAGSFGASSLSSLYGCGSPHPMALDAAKRTSPSIPTPTTPSAPSAPSTPSTPSTPSTPSTPQFIVPPSPPATATPRHTLNPPSAPMPISQRYRPYSVASPWGAPSPSSSGHRGFSFFGPSPSSAGPSVPPNTPVPVPPPSPQSLPMSSPRARSLSSTTPPAVVPPSPRSNARQAAFGSRIPPSSPLSFLFFALSDMSQDSSDDDSEEEEDFTRVQFGSSLGACGGGMSCDSASDRFTIEACKETEMLNYLIERFDSVGMEERKAPKMCSQPNVSQLLSNIRSQCISHVALVLQGTLTQPRSPLQQSLLVPYMLCRNLPYGFIQELARITHQEEEVFRQIFIPILHGLALAVKECSFDSDNFKFPLMALAELCEIKFGKTHPVCNLVTSLPLWCPKPLSPGCGREIQRLSYLGAFFSLSVFAEDDTKVGDKYFSGPAITMENTRVVSQSLQHYLESARGDLFKVLHNILLNGETRDLALNYMAALVNYNVKKAQMQTDDKLVSTDGFMLNFLWVLQQLSMKIKLETVDPYYIFHPRCRLAVSLEETRLKATMEELKTWLSELHEDPTKFSEPKFPTECFFLTLHTHHLSILPGCRRYIRRLRAIRELNRTVEELKNSESQWKDSPLASRHREMLKRCKTQLQGQFNILKLVRAKACADVGLLDENLLRRCLQFYSTVIQLILRMVDPAYPNITLPLNPEIPKSFAALPEFYIEDVAEFLLFVVQYSPQVLYEPCVQDIVTFLVVFICSQNYIRNPYLIAKLVEVLFVTNPAVQPRTQRFSEMMENHPLSVKQLVPALMKFYTDVEHTGATSEFYDKFTIRYHISTIFKSLWQNIAHHGTFMEEFNSGKQFVRYINMLINDTTFLLDESLESLKRIHEVQEEMKNKEQWEQLPREQQQSRQSQLTQDERVSRSYLALATETVEMFHILTKQVQKPFLRPELGPRLAAMLNFNLQQLCGPKCRDLKVENPEKYGFEPKKLLDQLTDIYLQLDCARFAKAIADDQRSYSRELFEEVISKMRKAGIKSSIAIEKFKLLSEKVEEIVAKNSQSEMDYSDAPDEFKDPLMDTLMTDPVMLPSGNIMDRSIILRHLLNSPTDPFNRQPLTESMLESVPELKERIHAWMREKQGGRLV
- the ube4b gene encoding ubiquitin conjugation factor E4 B isoform X2, with the translated sequence MEELSADEIRRRRLARLAGGQTSQPSTPLSTPLTSPQRETPPGPLHGPSGAAPQPLPPAASQSLGLSVHSGTPATSPMGTSGVAYGSQSSEGVSSLSSSPSNSLETQSQSLSRSQSMDIDTASCEKSMSQVDVDSGIENMEVEDSDRREKRNLTEKETSASSDVSEEQALQLICKILRVSWKEQDRDVIFLPSLAAEFHQNPKDAYSDFKDLIGQILMEVLMMSTQSRIHNPFASLTATSQPIAAAKSPDHRLTLVQPSSLGGSPMGPSAGSFGASSLSSLGACGGGMSCDSASDRFTIEACKETEMLNYLIERFDSVGMEERKAPKMCSQPNVSQLLSNIRSQCISHVALVLQGTLTQPRSPLQQSLLVPYMLCRNLPYGFIQELARITHQEEEVFRQIFIPILHGLALAVKECSFDSDNFKFPLMALAELCEIKFGKTHPVCNLVTSLPLWCPKPLSPGCGREIQRLSYLGAFFSLSVFAEDDTKVGDKYFSGPAITMENTRVVSQSLQHYLESARGDLFKVLHNILLNGETRDLALNYMAALVNYNVKKAQMQTDDKLVSTDGFMLNFLWVLQQLSMKIKLETVDPYYIFHPRCRLAVSLEETRLKATMEELKTWLSELHEDPTKFSEPKFPTECFFLTLHTHHLSILPGCRRYIRRLRAIRELNRTVEELKNSESQWKDSPLASRHREMLKRCKTQLQGQFNILKLVRAKACADVGLLDENLLRRCLQFYSTVIQLILRMVDPAYPNITLPLNPEIPKSFAALPEFYIEDVAEFLLFVVQYSPQVLYEPCVQDIVTFLVVFICSQNYIRNPYLIAKLVEVLFVTNPAVQPRTQRFSEMMENHPLSVKQLVPALMKFYTDVEHTGATSEFYDKFTIRYHISTIFKSLWQNIAHHGTFMEEFNSGKQFVRYINMLINDTTFLLDESLESLKRIHEVQEEMKNKEQWEQLPREQQQSRQSQLTQDERVSRSYLALATETVEMFHILTKQVQKPFLRPELGPRLAAMLNFNLQQLCGPKCRDLKVENPEKYGFEPKKLLDQLTDIYLQLDCARFAKAIADDQRSYSRELFEEVISKMRKAGIKSSIAIEKFKLLSEKVEEIVAKNSQSEMDYSDAPDEFKDPLMDTLMTDPVMLPSGNIMDRSIILRHLLNSPTDPFNRQPLTESMLESVPELKERIHAWMREKQGGRLV